The Desulfuromonas versatilis genome has a segment encoding these proteins:
- a CDS encoding division/cell wall cluster transcriptional repressor MraZ → MQFSGEFHNAIDGKGRLSIPKDFRDLLANGGDERLVVTKNLTGGLSAYPVALWEQVMATMQQASPTPEKNAAIRLMVAPAVPCGFDKQGRIMVPQSLRTHAALDKEAVIIGMFDKIEIYSQSRHAEVTRSSEALLQANPQFLAGMGF, encoded by the coding sequence ATGCAATTCTCCGGAGAGTTTCATAACGCCATCGACGGCAAGGGACGTCTCAGTATCCCTAAGGATTTTCGCGACTTGCTCGCGAATGGGGGAGACGAACGGCTGGTGGTGACCAAGAACCTCACCGGGGGGCTTTCGGCCTATCCGGTGGCTCTCTGGGAGCAGGTGATGGCAACGATGCAGCAGGCTTCGCCCACTCCGGAGAAAAATGCCGCCATCCGCCTGATGGTCGCCCCGGCGGTCCCCTGCGGCTTCGACAAGCAGGGCCGGATCATGGTTCCCCAGTCGCTGCGCACCCATGCGGCGCTGGACAAGGAGGCGGTCATCATCGGCATGTTCGACAAGATCGAGATTTACAGCCAGAGCCGCCATGCCGAGGTGACCCGCAGCTCCGAGGCGCTGCTCCAGGCCAATCCGCAGTTCCTGGCCGGGATGGGGTTCTGA
- the rsmH gene encoding 16S rRNA (cytosine(1402)-N(4))-methyltransferase RsmH: MAQGDFSHLSVMPGEVLELLQPRAGETYLDGTLGGGGHSRLILEASAPDGRLIGLDRDPAALRKAAEVLAPFGERAILRHANFSEAGRVLAELGIAGLDGMLLDLGVSSHQLDSAERGFSFRAEAPLDMRMDPTGGETAADVVNTYSADDLARIFREYGEERYAGRIARRIEKVRQQALLESTRELAELVRDAVPGGHIPSRIHPATRVFQALRIQVNQELEHVREGIARGLELLKPGGRLVVISFHSLEDRIVKRFFQEQAKGCICPPRLPTCVCGHQPGVEILTRKAARAGEQEVAGNPRARSAVLRAVRKLA; encoded by the coding sequence TTGGCGCAGGGCGATTTCTCGCATCTTTCGGTAATGCCCGGTGAGGTCCTGGAGCTGCTCCAGCCCCGTGCCGGAGAAACCTATCTCGACGGGACCCTGGGGGGCGGCGGGCACTCTCGCCTGATCCTCGAGGCGTCGGCCCCCGATGGCCGGCTAATCGGCCTCGATCGGGATCCGGCGGCGCTCAGAAAGGCCGCCGAGGTGCTCGCTCCTTTCGGCGAGCGGGCCATCCTGCGGCACGCCAATTTCTCCGAGGCCGGCCGGGTGCTGGCCGAACTGGGGATCGCGGGACTCGATGGAATGCTCCTCGACCTGGGGGTGTCGTCCCATCAGCTGGATTCGGCCGAACGGGGCTTCTCCTTTCGGGCCGAGGCCCCCCTGGATATGCGGATGGACCCGACCGGCGGGGAGACGGCCGCGGATGTGGTCAATACCTATTCCGCTGACGATCTGGCCCGCATCTTCCGCGAGTACGGCGAGGAGCGATACGCGGGGAGAATCGCCCGGCGTATCGAGAAGGTCCGCCAGCAGGCGCTGCTGGAAAGCACCCGGGAACTTGCCGAACTGGTACGGGACGCCGTGCCGGGGGGGCACATTCCCTCGCGGATTCACCCGGCGACACGGGTCTTTCAGGCTCTGCGCATCCAGGTCAACCAGGAACTCGAGCATGTCCGCGAGGGTATCGCCCGGGGCCTGGAGCTGCTAAAGCCCGGCGGGCGGCTGGTGGTGATCAGTTTTCATTCCCTGGAGGATCGCATCGTCAAGCGTTTCTTCCAGGAGCAGGCCAAGGGTTGCATCTGCCCGCCGCGGCTTCCGACCTGCGTGTGCGGTCACCAGCCCGGGGTGGAGATCCTGACCCGCAAGGCGGCGCGTGCCGGCGAACAGGAGGTCGCAGGCAACCCCAGGGCCCGCAGCGCGGTGCTCCGGGCGGTGCGCAAGCTGGCCTGA
- a CDS encoding HlyC/CorC family transporter, with protein MEDQLFRLGVLFVLFVLSAFFSGSETALMSIDRLRVKYLVAKKRRGSTRLESLLLHPDRLLSAILVGNNLVNIAISVFATGLFVHLYGERGELLTILVLTPLLLLLAEVSPKTYAARYPERVSFLVLRPILLVMTLLAPVVWLVTSFSRMLTRLLGSGEEERPIISEDEIHTMISVGEQAGAVAKDKRKMLHGVLELAETRVRDVMIPRTEVVGIEVNAPFETVLALVQDSRHSRFPVYEGSLDNIVGIIHSKDILNFIEMRDGFSLREIARPPYFVPESKQIETLLQSFRRRRIHLAVVVDEYGGVEGIVTLEDIVEEIVGEIQDEYDVEEVLVRELAPGRYLVDGSISLRTVNRRFGLELSEEHANTLAGFLLRTLGTIPQEGERCEANGTVFVVRKVVDRRVEEIEMTLPAATP; from the coding sequence GTGGAAGACCAGCTGTTCCGCCTCGGCGTCCTGTTTGTTCTTTTTGTACTGTCGGCCTTCTTTTCCGGTTCGGAAACGGCCCTGATGTCTATCGACCGGCTGCGGGTCAAGTACCTCGTGGCCAAGAAGAGGCGGGGCTCCACCAGGCTCGAAAGCCTGCTGCTGCACCCCGACCGGTTGCTGAGCGCGATCCTGGTCGGCAATAACCTGGTCAACATCGCCATTTCGGTCTTCGCCACCGGTCTGTTCGTGCATCTCTATGGCGAGCGGGGCGAACTGCTCACCATCCTGGTGCTCACCCCCCTGCTGCTGCTGCTGGCCGAGGTCTCCCCCAAGACCTACGCCGCCAGGTATCCCGAGCGGGTTTCCTTTTTGGTGCTGCGGCCGATTCTGCTGGTGATGACTCTGCTGGCCCCGGTGGTCTGGCTGGTGACCTCTTTCTCCCGCATGCTCACCCGCCTGCTGGGCAGCGGCGAGGAGGAGCGGCCGATCATCTCCGAGGACGAGATCCACACCATGATTTCCGTCGGCGAGCAGGCCGGGGCGGTGGCCAAGGACAAGCGCAAGATGCTCCACGGGGTGCTGGAGCTGGCCGAGACCCGGGTGCGCGACGTCATGATCCCCCGCACCGAAGTGGTGGGCATCGAGGTGAATGCCCCATTCGAGACGGTGTTGGCGCTGGTGCAGGACTCGCGTCACTCGCGTTTTCCGGTTTACGAGGGGAGCCTCGACAACATCGTCGGGATCATCCATTCCAAGGACATCCTCAATTTCATCGAGATGCGCGACGGGTTTTCCCTGCGGGAGATCGCCCGTCCGCCCTATTTCGTCCCCGAATCCAAGCAGATCGAGACCCTGCTGCAGTCCTTTCGCCGGCGGCGGATTCACCTGGCCGTGGTGGTGGACGAATACGGCGGGGTCGAGGGTATCGTGACCCTGGAGGACATCGTCGAGGAGATCGTCGGCGAAATCCAGGACGAATACGACGTGGAGGAGGTCCTGGTGCGGGAGCTGGCCCCTGGTCGCTACCTGGTCGACGGGAGCATCTCCCTGCGCACCGTGAACCGACGGTTCGGGCTCGAGCTGTCCGAAGAGCACGCCAATACCCTGGCCGGATTTCTGCTGCGGACTCTGGGCACCATTCCCCAGGAGGGGGAACGCTGCGAAGCGAACGGCACCGTCTTCGTGGTGCGCAAAGTGGTCGATCGGCGGGTCGAGGAGATCGAGATGACTCTGCCTGCGGCAACTCCCTGA
- the ligA gene encoding NAD-dependent DNA ligase LigA — MDRNQARQRHAELDAQLHHHNYRYYALDAPEITDAEYDRLFRELLELEKRFPELVTADSPSQRVGAPPLEKFESVRHTLPMLSLSNRKDKEEFREFDAQIKRFLALPEAEDVEYICEMKLDGLAVELVYQNGRLITGSTRGDGITGEKITENLKTVPSVPLVLQGNPPGLLEVRGEVYIETDEFQRWNRELEENGQKTFANPRNAAAGSLRQLDSRITAKRPLNIYCYGIGQIDSSPPQTHGELLKALQGWGLRVNLAETQVVSGVQGVLEYYQSMLGRRDALPFEIDGVVVKVNRRDWQNELGEVSNRPRWATAYKFPPRQAVTVIEDIQMQVGRTGAITPVAHLKPVEVSGVMVARASLHNWDEIARLDARIGDHVVVERAGDVIPDVVRVLAEKRSGSETPVPLPESCPACGSAVAKLEGEVVPRCQGLSCPAQLKESLKHFASRTGMDIEGLGDRYIDQLLRLGKVQSVADLYTLTREDLFEFERMGEKLAENLLGAIESSKQRPLPRFLHALGIRHVGQHIAKVLARQFGSLEALARASREELLAVHEIGPQVAESVVSFFASPRNREVLEALEKSGVSPGTEARRAGGPLSGKTFVFTGALTRFGRKEAQEMVERLGGRAAGSVSKKTDYVVAGEEAGSKLEKARQLGIALLSEEEFLEMMEKESRQ, encoded by the coding sequence ATGGACCGCAACCAGGCCCGGCAGCGCCACGCCGAACTCGACGCCCAACTTCACCACCACAACTACCGCTACTATGCGCTGGACGCCCCGGAGATAACCGACGCCGAATACGACCGGCTGTTCCGGGAACTGCTGGAGTTGGAAAAGCGTTTTCCCGAACTGGTAACGGCCGACTCTCCGTCCCAGCGGGTCGGAGCGCCGCCCCTGGAGAAATTCGAATCCGTGCGGCACACCCTGCCGATGCTGTCGCTCAGCAACCGCAAGGACAAGGAGGAGTTTCGCGAATTCGATGCCCAAATCAAGCGCTTCCTCGCCCTGCCGGAAGCGGAAGATGTCGAATACATCTGCGAAATGAAGCTTGACGGGTTGGCGGTGGAACTAGTCTATCAAAACGGAAGGCTTATTACTGGTTCGACTCGAGGCGACGGCATCACAGGGGAGAAGATCACCGAAAATCTAAAAACCGTCCCCTCCGTCCCCCTTGTGTTGCAAGGCAATCCCCCCGGGCTCCTCGAGGTACGCGGTGAAGTCTACATCGAAACAGACGAATTCCAGCGATGGAACCGCGAATTGGAAGAAAACGGCCAGAAAACCTTCGCCAACCCCCGCAACGCAGCGGCGGGCAGTCTTCGCCAGCTCGACTCTAGGATCACCGCCAAACGACCGTTAAACATTTATTGCTACGGAATTGGGCAAATCGACTCCTCCCCCCCCCAAACCCACGGTGAACTGCTCAAAGCCTTGCAAGGCTGGGGACTTCGCGTCAACTTGGCCGAAACCCAAGTGGTCTCAGGAGTTCAAGGAGTTCTGGAGTACTATCAAAGCATGTTGGGTCGGCGAGACGCCCTCCCTTTTGAAATCGACGGTGTCGTGGTCAAGGTGAATCGCCGTGACTGGCAGAATGAGTTGGGTGAGGTATCAAACCGGCCCCGTTGGGCAACTGCCTACAAGTTTCCGCCGCGCCAGGCGGTGACCGTCATCGAGGACATCCAGATGCAGGTCGGCCGCACCGGTGCCATCACCCCGGTGGCCCACCTCAAGCCGGTGGAGGTCAGCGGGGTCATGGTCGCCCGCGCCAGCCTGCACAACTGGGACGAGATCGCCCGCCTCGACGCACGGATCGGCGACCACGTGGTGGTGGAGCGGGCCGGGGACGTGATCCCCGACGTGGTTCGGGTTCTCGCCGAAAAGCGCAGCGGCAGCGAGACGCCCGTCCCCCTGCCCGAAAGCTGCCCGGCCTGCGGCTCGGCGGTGGCCAAGCTCGAGGGCGAAGTGGTCCCGCGCTGCCAGGGGCTCTCCTGCCCGGCCCAACTCAAGGAGTCGCTCAAGCACTTCGCCTCGCGCACCGGCATGGACATCGAGGGGCTCGGCGACCGCTACATCGACCAGCTGCTGCGCCTGGGCAAGGTGCAGAGCGTGGCCGACCTCTACACCTTGACCCGCGAGGACCTTTTCGAATTCGAGCGCATGGGGGAGAAGCTGGCCGAGAACCTGCTCGGGGCCATCGAGAGCAGCAAACAGCGCCCCCTGCCACGGTTTCTCCACGCGCTGGGGATCCGCCACGTCGGCCAGCATATCGCCAAGGTGCTGGCCCGCCAGTTCGGCTCCCTCGAAGCGCTGGCCCGCGCCAGCCGCGAGGAGCTGCTGGCCGTGCACGAGATCGGCCCCCAGGTGGCCGAGAGCGTGGTCAGCTTCTTCGCCTCGCCGCGCAACCGCGAGGTGCTCGAGGCCCTCGAGAAAAGCGGCGTCAGCCCCGGCACCGAGGCGCGCCGGGCCGGCGGCCCGCTGTCCGGCAAGACCTTCGTCTTCACCGGCGCGCTGACCCGCTTCGGCCGCAAAGAGGCCCAGGAAATGGTGGAGCGGCTTGGGGGCCGGGCCGCCGGCTCGGTGAGCAAGAAAACCGACTACGTGGTGGCCGGCGAGGAGGCCGGGAGCAAGCTGGAGAAGGCGCGCCAGCTCGGCATCGCCCTGCTGAGTGAAGAAGAGTTTCTGGAAATGATGGAGAAGGAGTCCCGCCAATGA
- a CDS encoding acylphosphatase, protein MKQIRATVRIRGVVQGVSFRYYTRQEALRHQLTGWVRNLPNGEVEALFEGRESQIRQVLDWCRQGPPAAQVSEVDVDWEEFRGEFAGFDIRR, encoded by the coding sequence ATGAAACAGATTCGCGCGACGGTACGCATCCGCGGGGTGGTCCAGGGGGTCAGCTTTCGCTACTACACCCGCCAGGAGGCGCTGCGCCACCAGCTGACGGGCTGGGTACGCAACCTGCCCAACGGCGAGGTGGAGGCCCTGTTCGAGGGGCGGGAGTCGCAGATCCGCCAGGTGCTGGATTGGTGCCGCCAGGGCCCGCCGGCGGCCCAGGTCAGCGAGGTCGACGTCGACTGGGAGGAGTTCCGCGGCGAGTTCGCCGGCTTCGACATCCGGCGTTAA
- the rsmI gene encoding 16S rRNA (cytidine(1402)-2'-O)-methyltransferase, with protein MTGTLYLVATPIGNLEDITLRALRVLKEVDLVAAEDTRHSRKLFGHYGITTPLTSCHEHNEAAKGERILQLLREGKSVALISDAGMPAISDPGYLLVRRCRDEGLPVTAVPGASAVLTALAISGLPVERFAFEGFLPNKSQARRTLLKGLQAEQRTLVFYEAPHRLLAALGDVVEELGGGRQVAVARELTKLHEELFRGSASAALDHFGAERVRGEIVLLLAPAEEAPQQETVREALARWRRDTDLPMRQIVKEVARQFNLPGSEVYRESLALKEEDEEE; from the coding sequence ATGACTGGCACCCTTTATCTCGTCGCGACCCCCATCGGCAACCTCGAAGATATCACCCTGCGCGCCCTGCGAGTGCTCAAGGAGGTCGATCTGGTAGCCGCCGAGGACACCCGCCACAGCCGCAAGCTCTTCGGCCATTACGGCATCACCACGCCCCTGACGTCCTGTCACGAGCACAACGAGGCGGCCAAGGGGGAGCGCATCCTTCAGCTGCTGCGCGAGGGCAAATCGGTGGCCCTGATCTCCGACGCGGGGATGCCCGCCATCTCCGACCCCGGTTACCTGCTGGTGCGCCGCTGCCGGGATGAGGGCCTGCCGGTCACCGCCGTCCCGGGAGCTTCGGCGGTGCTGACGGCGCTGGCCATTTCCGGGCTGCCGGTGGAGCGTTTCGCCTTCGAGGGGTTTCTGCCGAACAAGAGCCAGGCCCGCCGCACCCTGCTCAAGGGGCTGCAGGCCGAGCAGCGGACCCTGGTCTTCTACGAGGCGCCGCACCGGCTGCTGGCGGCGCTGGGGGATGTCGTCGAGGAGCTGGGGGGAGGGCGGCAGGTGGCGGTGGCCCGGGAGCTGACCAAGCTGCACGAGGAGCTGTTTCGCGGGTCCGCGAGCGCGGCTCTGGATCATTTCGGCGCCGAACGGGTGCGCGGCGAAATCGTGCTGCTGCTGGCGCCGGCCGAGGAGGCGCCGCAGCAGGAGACGGTGCGCGAGGCCCTGGCGCGCTGGCGCCGGGATACGGACCTGCCGATGCGGCAGATCGTCAAGGAGGTGGCGCGCCAGTTCAATCTGCCCGGCAGCGAGGTCTACCGGGAGAGCCTGGCGTTGAAAGAGGAGGACGAGGAGGAATGA
- the ftsL gene encoding cell division protein FtsL, whose amino-acid sequence MSNVSIKSLPKINGFSLSRPRILPLLVSVTAIMAVSLFFVWSRIEAVNLEYAISSHESRLRELNQESRQLRLEVASLRNPLRIEQVARKELGLRMPTPNQVIIVE is encoded by the coding sequence ATGTCGAATGTATCCATAAAGTCTCTGCCGAAAATCAACGGCTTCTCCCTGTCCCGTCCCCGGATCCTTCCCCTGCTTGTATCCGTTACCGCCATCATGGCGGTTTCGTTGTTTTTTGTCTGGTCCCGGATTGAGGCCGTCAATCTGGAGTACGCCATTTCCAGCCACGAAAGCCGGCTGCGGGAACTCAACCAGGAGTCCCGGCAGCTGCGCCTGGAGGTCGCCAGCCTGCGCAACCCGCTGCGCATCGAGCAGGTGGCCCGCAAGGAACTCGGTCTGAGGATGCCGACCCCGAACCAGGTGATAATCGTCGAATGA